From the Amycolatopsis thermoflava N1165 genome, one window contains:
- a CDS encoding HdeD family acid-resistance protein, whose translation MAAHQPYGAFRVTLGEGTGGELRRVTGRWWMVALLGVATAVLGVLLLVNLAVAVGTLAVIIAIALLFEGFDEILTADRHRTRWPSYLLGVVWIGIGVIALAWPGITLLTLAVVVGVGFVVAGAGQIAASLAWRRRLPMWGLWLGLGVVTLLIGVVALVWPDLTILTLAIWLGIALVLRGAGALWFALQLRRAHQAMAA comes from the coding sequence ATGGCCGCGCACCAGCCCTACGGGGCGTTCCGGGTGACGCTCGGCGAGGGGACGGGCGGCGAACTGCGGCGGGTCACCGGGCGGTGGTGGATGGTCGCCCTGCTGGGAGTCGCCACCGCGGTGCTGGGCGTGCTGCTGCTGGTGAACCTGGCCGTCGCGGTGGGAACGCTCGCCGTGATCATCGCGATCGCCCTGCTGTTCGAGGGCTTCGACGAGATCCTCACCGCGGACCGGCACCGCACCCGGTGGCCGTCCTACCTGCTCGGGGTGGTGTGGATCGGGATCGGGGTGATCGCGCTCGCCTGGCCGGGCATCACCCTGCTCACGCTCGCCGTGGTGGTCGGCGTCGGGTTCGTCGTCGCGGGCGCCGGGCAGATCGCGGCGTCACTCGCCTGGCGGCGGCGCCTGCCGATGTGGGGCCTGTGGCTCGGCCTCGGCGTGGTGACGCTGCTGATCGGGGTGGTAGCTCTGGTGTGGCCCGACCTGACCATCCTCACGCTCGCGATCTGGCTCGGAATCGCCCTGGTACTGCGCGGCGCCGGCGCCCTCTGGTTCGCCCTCCAGCTGCGCCGCGCCCACCAGGCGATGGCGGCCTAG
- a CDS encoding LacI family DNA-binding transcriptional regulator, which translates to MPRQADIARIAGVSQATVSVVLGGRSGVRMAESTRRRVLEVAENLGYVPHPVATRLASARSNMLGLYTFRATFPMEVADSYYPILVGVEEEAAALGQDLILFTGLSGAEASGEAAIRRTRVADGCLFFGRHVPEEPIAKLVDSGFPLVYIGRREELGGRIPYVGADYVAASAEVATRLAGLGHRNLLYVREADEAPSSADRERGLRQAAPDARIVRLDGPALTTDTVRGWLADGVTAIVVEETDTGAAYSAVRRALDAAGLSTPDDLSLAVLGRPPGDEPVSGFDIPRREMGRRAVRLLVDLITETETTPQQLLRCPPVAGTTAGPAPERDHA; encoded by the coding sequence ATGCCCCGGCAGGCCGACATCGCCCGCATCGCCGGCGTCTCGCAGGCCACGGTGTCGGTCGTGCTCGGCGGCCGGTCCGGGGTCCGGATGGCCGAGTCGACGCGCCGCCGGGTGCTCGAAGTGGCCGAGAACCTGGGGTACGTGCCGCACCCGGTTGCGACCCGGCTGGCGTCGGCGCGCTCGAACATGCTCGGCCTCTACACGTTCCGCGCCACGTTTCCGATGGAGGTGGCCGACTCCTACTACCCGATCCTGGTCGGGGTCGAGGAAGAGGCCGCGGCGCTCGGCCAGGACCTGATCCTGTTCACCGGGCTGAGCGGCGCGGAGGCGTCCGGGGAGGCCGCGATCCGGCGCACCCGCGTCGCCGACGGCTGCCTGTTCTTCGGCCGGCACGTGCCCGAGGAGCCGATCGCGAAACTGGTCGACTCCGGCTTCCCGCTCGTCTACATCGGACGGCGGGAGGAGCTCGGCGGCCGCATCCCGTACGTGGGCGCGGATTACGTGGCGGCCTCGGCCGAGGTCGCCACGCGGCTCGCCGGCCTGGGGCACCGGAACCTGCTGTACGTGCGGGAAGCCGACGAAGCGCCGTCCTCGGCCGACCGTGAACGCGGCCTCCGCCAGGCGGCGCCGGACGCGCGGATCGTCCGCCTCGACGGGCCCGCCCTGACCACGGACACGGTCCGCGGCTGGCTCGCCGACGGCGTCACGGCGATCGTCGTGGAGGAAACCGACACCGGCGCCGCCTACAGCGCGGTGCGCCGGGCGCTCGACGCGGCGGGACTGTCCACACCGGACGACCTGTCGCTCGCGGTGCTCGGCCGCCCGCCGGGGGACGAGCCGGTCAGCGGCTTCGACATCCCGCGCCGCGAGATGGGCCGGCGCGCGGTGCGCCTGCTCGTCGACCTGATCACCGAAACCGAGACCACACCGCAGCAGCTGCTGCGGTGCCCGCCCGTGGCCGGCACGACCGCCGGCCCCGCACCGGAGAGGGACCATGCCTGA